GCTACGGCGAGCGTGCCGTGGATATTTTCCTGGAGAATTTGCAGAACTATGTAAGCGGTAAGCCCCTGTCGCGAAATGTAATCGACTATAGCAAGTCGTACTAAGACCAGGTAACAAGTTCTTAAGTACAGCTTTAATCCCGCTCACGAAGGAGCCGAGGATCTTGCAACAAACACCTCAAGATCCATACAACAAAAGGAACGTCCCAAGGTTTCCATACCTTTCGGGACGCCCCTTTTTATTTTTTAACTACATTTATACGCAATGGGAGAGAGAATCGATGCAGCCGTATACGGAACGTGTAATTGAAGTGATCCGGAGCATTCCGGAAGGATATGTCATGACGTATGGACAGGTGGCCAGACTGGCCGGCAGCCCAAGGGGCGCACGACAAGTCGTCAGAATACTTCACACCCTCAGTCACATTCACAAGCTGCCGTGGCATCGGGTCGTCAACGCAAAAGGAGAAATCGCCATCAAGGACGATGAATCCAGACTCATGCAGGAGCTGTACCTCCAAGGCGAAGGCGTTACCGTCAATTCCAAAGGCATCATCG
This Paenibacillus sp. JZ16 DNA region includes the following protein-coding sequences:
- a CDS encoding MGMT family protein is translated as MQPYTERVIEVIRSIPEGYVMTYGQVARLAGSPRGARQVVRILHTLSHIHKLPWHRVVNAKGEIAIKDDESRLMQELYLQGEGVTVNSKGIIDLVKYRYDPGQ